From a region of the Tachysurus fulvidraco isolate hzauxx_2018 chromosome 5, HZAU_PFXX_2.0, whole genome shotgun sequence genome:
- the sec61a1 gene encoding protein transport protein Sec61 subunit alpha-like 1 codes for MGIKFLEVIKPFCAVLPEIQKPERKIQFREKVLWTAITLFIFLVCCQIPLFGIMSSDSADPFYWMRVILASNRGTLMELGISPIVTSGLIMQLLAGAKIIEVGDTPKDRALFNGAQKLFGMIITIGQAIVYVMTGMYGDPSEMGAGICLLIIIQLFVAGLIVLLLDELLQKGYGLGSGISLFIATNICETIVWKAFSPTTVNTGRGTEFEGAIIALFHLLATRTDKVRALREAFYRQNLPNLMNLISTVFVFAVVIYFQGFRVDLPIKSARYRGQYNTYPIKLFYTSNIPIILQSALVSNLYVISQMLSTRFSGNFLVNLLGTWSDTSTGGPARAYPVGGLCYYLSPPESFGSVLDDPVHTVIYIVFMLGSCAFFSKTWIEVSGSSAKDVAKQLKEQQMVMRGHRETSMVHELNRYIPTAAAFGGLCIGGLSVMADFLGAIGSGTGILLAVTIIYQYFEIFVKEQSEVGSMGALLF; via the exons ATGGGGA TTAAGTTCTTGGAGGTCATCAAGCCGTTCTGTGCGGTTTTACCCGAGATCCAAAAACCAGAAAGAAAG ATCCAGTTCAGAGAGAAAGTACTATGGACAGCCATCACCTTGTTCATCTTTCTCGTCTGCTGCCAG atcCCTCTGTTTGGGATCATGTCTTCAGACTCAGCAGATCCCTTCTACTGGATGCGAGTCATTCTGGCGTCCAACAGAG GTACTCTGATGGAGCTGGGGATCTCCCCCATCGTCACCTCAGGCCTCATCATGCAGCTGCTGGCGGGAGCTAAAATCATCGAGGTTGGAGACACCCCTAAAGACAGAGCGCTGTTTAACGGAGCACAGAAAT TGTTCGGGATGATCATCACTATCGGCCAGGCGATAGTGTACGTGATGACCGGCATGTATGGAGACCCATCAGAGATGGGAGCTGGGATCTGTCTCCTCATCATCATTCAG ctgTTTGTGGCCGGACTGATCGTGCTCCTACTGGACGAGCTGCTTCAGAAAGGATATGGTTTGGGCTCCGGCATCTCCCTCTTCATCGCCACCAACATCTGTGAGACCATCGTGTGGAAAGCCTTCAGTCCGACAACGGTGAACACAGGCAGAG GCACCGAGTTTGAGGGCGCCATCATAGCCCTGTTTCACTTGTTGGCCACTCGGACCGATAAAGTCCGTGCGCTGAGAGAGGCCTTCTACAGGCAGAACCTGCCCAACCTCATGAACCTCATCTCTACCGTCTTCGTCTTCGCCGTGGTCATATATTTCCAG GGCTTCAGGGTGGACCTGCCCATAAAGTCTGCACGTTACCGTGGGCAGTACAACACGTATCCCATCAAGCTTTTCTACACCTCCAATATCCCCATCATCCTGCAGTCCGCACTGGTGTCCAACCTCTACGTCATCTCTCAGATGCTCTCCACTCGATTTAGTGGCAACTTCCTGGTTAACCTCCTGGGCACCTGGTCT GACACCTCGACTGGTGGTCCGGCTCGGGCTTATCCTGTAGGAGGTCTCTGTTACTATCTCTCTCCTCCGGAGTCATTCGGTTCGGTGTTAGACGATCCGGTCCACACCGTCATCTACATCGTCTTCATGCTGGGCTCCTGTGCATTCTTCTCCAAGACGTGGATCGAAGTGTCAGGATCATCAGCCAAAGAT GTGGCTAAACAGCTTAAGGAGCAGCAGATGGTGATGAGGGGCCACAGAGAGACGTCCATGGTGCACGAACTCAACAG GTATATCCCCACAGCCGCCGCATTCGGTGGCCTGTGCATCGGCGGTCTCTCGGTCATGGCTGACTTTCTGGGAGCGATCGGCTCAGGAACCGGGATCTTATTGGCTGTCACCATCATCTACCAGTATTTTGAGATTTTCGTTAAGGAGCAGAGCGAAGTCGGCAGCATGGGGGCGCTACTCTTCTAA
- the tatdn2 gene encoding putative deoxyribonuclease TATDN2 isoform X1 has translation MGKRLIRISESSAMTNERTKVKFNWLKDKSEVHTAFVSPTKFQKNEVGLARPTCWGDDPSDESSKDSSPSLDMTTSSVELAEMANIKLHTPREKHVTPSQTRGSQKTHRLSNRPRRLFENTKSPLSTSDEKRKDRTPEEGSRAIYLRALSAALGSRQRKLPNTEARTKRLQSQTPSKETIAVKPETERNTERNVDTEEEENAVVTHTKNVVLKGGDFPDWSNVEDEDERVERAIMCSKYGEAGDAEAPPPVAYVPPSEVMLTPQTSFGMPWIDLPHQPTTFSWSTWREGNSSANNRMHLPNNPVVGLGQDLSLTQPIGQSPSPSRSCVPSPNELCEFSPLFRQQSPYAHLPCGSTSSLTDDLIDRSRSAESEPLWQSDSNSLGFIDTHCHLDMLYGKLGFRGSFRSFRDIYNSSFPAEFHGCITDFCNPRITKKEAIWEWLLGEEYVWGAFGCHPHFAKEYNSTHEQSIMGAMRHPKTVAFGEIGLDYSHKNSTNPSKQKEVFERQLRLAVSLGKPLVIHCRNADDDLLDIMRKCVPRDYKIHRHCFTNKYSVIEPFLSEFSNLCVGFTALVTNSSAVEARDAVRKIPLDRILLETDAPYFRPKQVSTSVCRFSHPGMGIHTLQEISVLKREHFSTVLKTIRQNTTHIYGL, from the exons ATGGGAAAAAGATTAATTCGAATTTCTGAA TCCAGCGCCATGACCAATGAAAGGACAAAAGTGAAGTTCAACTGGCTGAAGGACAAAAGTGAAGTTCACACCGCATTCGTCTCACCTACGAAATTCCAGAAGAACGAAGTCGGTTTGGCTCGGCCCACTTGCTGGGGTGATGATCCATCGGATGAATCGTCTAAAGACTCCTCTCCCAGCCTGGACATGACCACCAGCTCAGTGGAACTGGCAGAAATGGCGAACATTAAACTCCACACACCTCGAGAGAAACATGTCACACCGTCGCAGACACGGGGCTCTCAGAAAACACACCGTCTGTCCAACAGACCCCGCAGACTGTTTGAGAACACGAAG TCTCCATTGTCCACTTCtgatgagaagagaaaagacagaACTCCAGAGGAAGGATCAAGGGCCATCTACCTCAGAGCCCTGAGTGCCGCGCTTGGTAGCAGACAGAGGAAGTTGCCCAACACTGAAGCTCGTACCAAGAGGCTGCAATCCCAGACACCTTCTAAAGAAACCATTGCTGTTAAACCGGAGACGGAGAGAAACACAGAGCGCAATGTAGAcactgaggaagaggagaacGCAGTGGTAACCCACACTAAG AATGTGGTCTTGAAAGGTGGCGACTTTCCTGATTGGTCAAATGTTGAGGACGAGGATGAACGTGTGGAGCGAGCGATAATGTGCTCAAAGTATGGAGAAGCTGGCGATGCTGAGGCTCCACCTCCTGTGGCATATGTCCCACCTTCAGAAGTAATGCTGACCCCACAAACCTCATTTGGTATGCCATGGATTGATCTGCCCCACCAGCCCACCACTTTCTCTTGGAGCACATGGAGAGAGGGCAACTCTTCTGCCAATAATAGAATGCATCTACCCAATAATCCAGTCGTAGGTTTGGGACAAGACCTCAGTCTTACACAGCCAATCGGACAGAGCCCTTCACCTTCACGGTCTTGTGTCCCATCTCCAAACGAGCTGTGTGAGTTCTCGCCACTGTTTAGACAACAGTCTCCATATGCACACTTGCCCTGTGGTTCAACGTCATCCCTTACCGATGACCTCATTGACCGCAGCAGGTCTGCAGAATCAGAGCCTCTCTGGCAGTCAGACTCCAACTCATTGGGCTTCATTGACACCCACTGTCACCTGGATATGCTGTATGGGAAGTTGGGTTTCCGCGGAAGCTTCCGAAGCTTCCGGGATATATATAACAGTAGTTTCCCTGCGGAATTCCATGGCTGCATAACCGACTTCTGCAACCCGAGAATCACAAAAAAGGAAGCCATCTGGGAATGGCTTCTAGGAGAGGAGTATGTATGGGGTGCCTTCGGATGCCACCCTCACTTCGCCAAGGAGTACAATTCCACTCATGAGCAAAGCATCATGGGAGCCATGCGTCATCCTAAGACTGTTGCGTTTGGAGAAATCGGGTTGGATTACTCGCATAAGAATTCAACCAACCCCAGCAAACAGAAAGAG GTGTTCGAGAGGCAGCTGCGTCTGGCTGTGTCTTTGGGGAAGCCGCTGGTTATTCACTGCCGGAACGCTGATGATGATTTGCTGGATATTATGAGGAAGTGTGTTCCTCGAGACTACAAGATACaccg aCACTGCTTCACCAACAAGTACTCCGTAATCGAGCCGTTCCTGAGCGAATTCTCAAACCTGTGTGTGGGTTTCACGGCCCTGGTGACAAACTCTAGCGCTGTAGAGGCCCGAGACGCTGTAAGGAAAATCCCGTTGGACCGAATCCTGCTGGAAACCGACGCACCCTACTTCCGACCCAAACAG GTGTCTACATCCGTGTGCAGGTTTTCTCACCCAGGGATGGGAATACACACCCTGCAGGAAATCAGCGTGCTGAAGAGAGAGCACTTCTCCACCGTGCTCAAAACAATCCGtcagaacaccacacacatctaCGGCCTGTAA
- the tatdn2 gene encoding putative deoxyribonuclease TATDN2 isoform X2 — protein MTNERTKVKFNWLKDKSEVHTAFVSPTKFQKNEVGLARPTCWGDDPSDESSKDSSPSLDMTTSSVELAEMANIKLHTPREKHVTPSQTRGSQKTHRLSNRPRRLFENTKSPLSTSDEKRKDRTPEEGSRAIYLRALSAALGSRQRKLPNTEARTKRLQSQTPSKETIAVKPETERNTERNVDTEEEENAVVTHTKNVVLKGGDFPDWSNVEDEDERVERAIMCSKYGEAGDAEAPPPVAYVPPSEVMLTPQTSFGMPWIDLPHQPTTFSWSTWREGNSSANNRMHLPNNPVVGLGQDLSLTQPIGQSPSPSRSCVPSPNELCEFSPLFRQQSPYAHLPCGSTSSLTDDLIDRSRSAESEPLWQSDSNSLGFIDTHCHLDMLYGKLGFRGSFRSFRDIYNSSFPAEFHGCITDFCNPRITKKEAIWEWLLGEEYVWGAFGCHPHFAKEYNSTHEQSIMGAMRHPKTVAFGEIGLDYSHKNSTNPSKQKEVFERQLRLAVSLGKPLVIHCRNADDDLLDIMRKCVPRDYKIHRHCFTNKYSVIEPFLSEFSNLCVGFTALVTNSSAVEARDAVRKIPLDRILLETDAPYFRPKQVSTSVCRFSHPGMGIHTLQEISVLKREHFSTVLKTIRQNTTHIYGL, from the exons ATGACCAATGAAAGGACAAAAGTGAAGTTCAACTGGCTGAAGGACAAAAGTGAAGTTCACACCGCATTCGTCTCACCTACGAAATTCCAGAAGAACGAAGTCGGTTTGGCTCGGCCCACTTGCTGGGGTGATGATCCATCGGATGAATCGTCTAAAGACTCCTCTCCCAGCCTGGACATGACCACCAGCTCAGTGGAACTGGCAGAAATGGCGAACATTAAACTCCACACACCTCGAGAGAAACATGTCACACCGTCGCAGACACGGGGCTCTCAGAAAACACACCGTCTGTCCAACAGACCCCGCAGACTGTTTGAGAACACGAAG TCTCCATTGTCCACTTCtgatgagaagagaaaagacagaACTCCAGAGGAAGGATCAAGGGCCATCTACCTCAGAGCCCTGAGTGCCGCGCTTGGTAGCAGACAGAGGAAGTTGCCCAACACTGAAGCTCGTACCAAGAGGCTGCAATCCCAGACACCTTCTAAAGAAACCATTGCTGTTAAACCGGAGACGGAGAGAAACACAGAGCGCAATGTAGAcactgaggaagaggagaacGCAGTGGTAACCCACACTAAG AATGTGGTCTTGAAAGGTGGCGACTTTCCTGATTGGTCAAATGTTGAGGACGAGGATGAACGTGTGGAGCGAGCGATAATGTGCTCAAAGTATGGAGAAGCTGGCGATGCTGAGGCTCCACCTCCTGTGGCATATGTCCCACCTTCAGAAGTAATGCTGACCCCACAAACCTCATTTGGTATGCCATGGATTGATCTGCCCCACCAGCCCACCACTTTCTCTTGGAGCACATGGAGAGAGGGCAACTCTTCTGCCAATAATAGAATGCATCTACCCAATAATCCAGTCGTAGGTTTGGGACAAGACCTCAGTCTTACACAGCCAATCGGACAGAGCCCTTCACCTTCACGGTCTTGTGTCCCATCTCCAAACGAGCTGTGTGAGTTCTCGCCACTGTTTAGACAACAGTCTCCATATGCACACTTGCCCTGTGGTTCAACGTCATCCCTTACCGATGACCTCATTGACCGCAGCAGGTCTGCAGAATCAGAGCCTCTCTGGCAGTCAGACTCCAACTCATTGGGCTTCATTGACACCCACTGTCACCTGGATATGCTGTATGGGAAGTTGGGTTTCCGCGGAAGCTTCCGAAGCTTCCGGGATATATATAACAGTAGTTTCCCTGCGGAATTCCATGGCTGCATAACCGACTTCTGCAACCCGAGAATCACAAAAAAGGAAGCCATCTGGGAATGGCTTCTAGGAGAGGAGTATGTATGGGGTGCCTTCGGATGCCACCCTCACTTCGCCAAGGAGTACAATTCCACTCATGAGCAAAGCATCATGGGAGCCATGCGTCATCCTAAGACTGTTGCGTTTGGAGAAATCGGGTTGGATTACTCGCATAAGAATTCAACCAACCCCAGCAAACAGAAAGAG GTGTTCGAGAGGCAGCTGCGTCTGGCTGTGTCTTTGGGGAAGCCGCTGGTTATTCACTGCCGGAACGCTGATGATGATTTGCTGGATATTATGAGGAAGTGTGTTCCTCGAGACTACAAGATACaccg aCACTGCTTCACCAACAAGTACTCCGTAATCGAGCCGTTCCTGAGCGAATTCTCAAACCTGTGTGTGGGTTTCACGGCCCTGGTGACAAACTCTAGCGCTGTAGAGGCCCGAGACGCTGTAAGGAAAATCCCGTTGGACCGAATCCTGCTGGAAACCGACGCACCCTACTTCCGACCCAAACAG GTGTCTACATCCGTGTGCAGGTTTTCTCACCCAGGGATGGGAATACACACCCTGCAGGAAATCAGCGTGCTGAAGAGAGAGCACTTCTCCACCGTGCTCAAAACAATCCGtcagaacaccacacacatctaCGGCCTGTAA
- the LOC113640753 gene encoding ghrelin: MLIMLGHRRIGYVILLLYAVSFWAETAMCGSSFLSPAQKPQSRGDRKPPRVGRRTAAELEPTLHSEDKTMVSAPFRLAVSLTDTQYKDYGPVLQSMLLDVLGGDPPPSDGAN; this comes from the exons atgctcatCATGCTGGGTCACAGACGTATCGGTTACGTGATCTTGCTCCTCTATGCTGTTTCTTTCTGGGCTGAAACTGCAATGTGTGGCTCCAGCTTCCTCAGTCCAGCCCAGAAaccacag tctcGTGGAGACAGAAAGCCCCCTCGAGTGGGCCGGAGGACTGCAGCTGAACTCGAGCCTACTCTTCATTCTGAGGATAAAACCATG GTGAGCGCACCGTTCCGGCTGGCCGTgtctctcactgacacacaataTAAGGATTACGGTCCTGTGCTGCAGAGTATGTTACTGGATGTCCTGGGTGGTGATCCACCACCTTCAG ACGGAGCAAACTAA